AACTCCGTCAAATTGCTGAGGCCTCCGTCCTGATTGCCAAAGGCAAGCTGCATGCCCGGGCAGAATCCGAAGACATGTATACTGCCATCGATGAATTGGTCGATAAACTCGACAGGCAATTAATTGATCACAAGGAGAGAATTCGCGATCATCGCGAGTAATCCAGCCTGCAAGCCATGCCAGGCGCATGGCTTGTTCCTGTCCTCACGTTCTTCCTGCTTCCCATTATTTAACCGGTATAATTCACCGGTTGCATTGTCAACCATGGCCCAAAAGAGGTAAAATAGTGCAACTTTTACCCATAACCAGCATTTATGCAGCTTTTTCAATTGCTTAATGAACACCGTATCCTGATCGATGGTTGTTCACACAGTAAAACAGCAGTACTGACTAAAATCAGTCAGTTATTCAGTGACGACTTTCCTCAATTGAATGCCAATGATTTATTTGAAGCTTACTGGCATCGCGAGAGTCTGGGCAGCACCACCCTCGGCCATGGTCTTTTGATTCCCCATGTTCGATTCTCCGCCATCGATGCTCCAGCCGCCTGCTTTATCCGCCTGCAACGCCCGGTGGATTTCGGGGCCGAAGACAAACAGCCAGTGGATCTGGTAATTGGCCTGCTCGGGCCTGAACATCACCCGGAAAAGCATTTAAAAGTGCTTTCAGCGATCGTGAAGCAGGTCAGTTGCGAGGCATTTCGCGACCAATGCCGCAGTGCCTCTTCATGGGACGAACTGGTCCAGGTACTGAAACAATTACCTGCCAGAAGTTAATTTTAGAGATTATGCGCCGGGACATTGAGACAAACCCGTGTGCATGTTACATTGATGGCGCTATGATTAAAACAACCGTGACTATCATCAATAAGTTGGGCCTTCACGCCAGAGCCTCTGCAAAATTCGTGTCTACGGCATCGAAATTTCAGAGCCACATTGACGTAACCAAAGGTTCTCAAACCATCAACGGCAAAAGCATTATGGGTGTCATGATGCTTGCCGCCAGTAAAGGCACAGAGCTTACCCTGCAAATGGAAGGCCCCGACGAAGAGCAGATGCAACAGGCTCTGGTGGAATTGATTAATAACCGTTTTGGCGAGCCTGAATAATTCTAATCCCCGCGCTGACGAATGCGGTAAAGAGTGACTACGGTTTTTAGCGGTCCTGACAAGGCATACAGAACAAACCCGGTAAATAAAACCACTGACGGATTGGCCGCAATCGCCACAAATAAAATGATCATTAATAAAAGGTAAAGAAAAGGAACCTTGCCTTTAAAATCCACCTCTTTAAAACTGTAATAACGAATATTACTGACCATCAGCACCGCGGTGGACACGGCAATCAATGCGGTGACAATGGCAATGAACAGATTGTGTAGCTGATTCTGGTAGCAAAACCAGGTCAACGACGAGACGATGGCTGCGGCTGGCGGGCAGGCTAACCCCTGGAAATAACGCTTGTCTGCAACCCCAACCTGGGTATTAAAACGGGCTAAGCGCAAGGCCACAGCGGCAGTGTAAAGAAACGCCACCAGCCAGCCTATTTTGCCGAGGGCATGCAGACTGAAACTGTAAAGAAGCAGCGAAGGGGCTACGCCAAACGTAACCATGTCCGACAAACTGTCGTATTGCGCGCCAAATTCGCTTTGCGTATTGGTCAGTCGGGCAATGCGGCCATCAAGGCCATCGGCCAGCATCCCGATAAAAATAGCAATAACAGCAGGCTCATAGTGTGCCTTTAAGGACGCAACGATGGAATAAAAGGCGGCAAACAGACTTGCGGTAGTAAACAAATTGGGCAACAAATAAATGCCAGAATGACTTTCTTTCTGCTTCACAACGCGAACTCTCACCAAGTAAAAACCCTACCATGCTAGCATAACACAAGGCCTCAGAGCTATGGCTTCGTTGTTTGTTATTGATGATGCTATACTAGGCATACTGTTCTTTAATTGCCTGAGACATGACTGACAAATCCACCGATAAAAAAATCGTTATCGAAGGAATAACCGACCAGGGGAAGCCTTTCAGACCCAGCGACTGGGCAGAACGTATGAGCGGTGCGATGGCCAGCTTCAAAAACAGCCGCATCCAGTATTCCCCACTGCTGCAACCCAGCGTCAATACCGACGGCTATAAATGCGTGCTTCTTGATCCCAAGCTCAAAGACAGCAGTCCCCAGATCTACCATGCGATTTTGGAATTTGCCCGCGAGAATAACCTTAAAATCTGTAATGAAGAAGAAACCGACCGCTAATAGCCCTGCGATGCTTTAAAGCTCAAGGTGACATTAATCATTTTCTCAAGCAATGTGTTGGCTGTGGCCAGCGTCATCTGGAAATTCATCGCCAGAATACCCGCAAACAGGAAAGCCAGCCCCTTGGGCCCATGCTGTACACCCGGTTCACTGGCACTGACTAACAGGGTACAGCCGCGAATGAACCAGATAAGCCCTGCCGTCTGGATAACCAGCGTCATGGAACTGGTGATGTCATACGGATTGTATTTGGCATAACTGAAGCTGCCGCCCATACCAAACGTGGTGTTGGATAAGGTTTGAACCGCAGACGGCAAAAACAGTAACGCCGCACCGCCTAAAAAATACGCGAGAGGAATAAACATCTTTTCATGGCTGCCGCCACTGGCGCGCGCATCACCAATGCGGCGAAGTTTGGCAATGGCCACGAAAAAAAAAGAGATGCCGATAAGATACGCCAACCCGGATATTAAATGCTGGACTGGAAAAAGTGAGCGGCTGACATTGCCGATCATTACGATTAAATCATTCTGATCCATAGGTTAATTATATACCTAAATAATTAAGGGACACTTGCAATGCGTAATTTTTCCCCTATATTAGTGTCTTTCTTATTGAACGATTGAACACCATGCAAGTGAATACCTTTCCGGTTACATTGGAAGAAGCGTTTATGATTTCCCCCAATGTAAAGCATTTTATTTTCCGCGCCAATCTGTCCCCCGCATTTAATTATCTAGCTGGACAATTTATAACCATACACTTTGAGCATGAAGGAAAAATGCTGAAGCGAAGCTACAGTATCGCCAATGTTCCCACGCAAAACAACCGTATCGAATTTGCCGCCGGTTATGTCGAGGGCGGTCCAGGCACCCAGCTTCTCTTTAACTTAGCCCCCGGCGATACGATTAATATCAACGGCCCCTTTGGCCGCCTCATCCTGAAAGAGGATACCCCCAAACGCCTCATTTTGGCAGCCACCAGTACCGGGATTACCCCTTACCGGGCCATGATTGATGAGTTGAAACACCGCCTGCGCAAACAGCCTGAATTAAAAATTGTCATTCTGCAAGGGGTCCAGCGGCGAGAGGATCTGTTGTATACCGATGAGTTCCTCATGCTGGCTCAGGAATTTCCCCAGGTGACATTCAGGGCTCATTTAAGCCGGGAAAGCCAGGAAAACCTCCTGCCTCATGAATATAAAGGGTATATACAGCGTGCTTTCCCTGAGTTAAATCTCAACCCCGAGAACGATGTGGTGTACCTGTGCGGAAATCCTGGCATGATCGACGATGCCTTCAATGACCTCAAGGAAAGAGGGTTCGCCATGCAACAAATTATTCGTGAGAAATACATTTCCCGCTAAAATCACGATCAAAGTAATCCATGCTGCTCGCATAAAAGCAGCAATGACAATAAAATAAAACCGTTTTAATGACGAGGAGAGAGGCTACAATGTTTTACGATGAATTATCCGCCATCATGGACCATCTTCTTCAGGATGGAAAAGGTATTTTAGCCGCTGACGAAAGCAATGGCACCATAGGCAAACGCTTTGAAAGCATCGGCGTTGAAAACACGGAAGACAACCGCCGTGATTACCGTCTGTTACTGGCCAATACCGCAGGCCTTGAGCAGTACATCAATGGCGTTATCCTTTTTGAGGAAACCTTCCAGCATAAAGACCAGCATGGTACCCCCATCGCCCAACTGTTTGCCAACAACGGCATTATACCCGGCATTAAGGTGGATAAAGGCCTGGTTGATTTAGCCAATACCGACAATGAAAAAATTACCCAGGGTTTAGACGGCCTGAAAGACCGCCTGGTTTATTACAAAGAACTGGGTGCAAAATTCGCCAAATGGCGCAATGTGTACTCCATCAGCGAATACACGCCCAGCCTAACGGCCATTAAAGCTGGCGCAGAAGTATTGGCTCGTTATGCCGCCGTTTGCCAGTCTGTCGGCATTGTGCCAATTGTTGAACCGGAATTGTTGATGGATGGCAACCACGACATTGACCACTGTGCGGAAGCTTATGAAATGGTGCTGCATGAGCTGTTCCATTCCCTGTTCGTTCATCAGGTGGATCTGGAGCAGATCGTATTAAAGCCCAGCATGGTCACCTCTGGGAAAGAAGCAGTCCCCTTCAGTTCGCCGGAAGAAGTCGCGGATTACACCATCAATGTGTTTCGCAGTAACGTTCCCGCGGCTGTTCCCACCATCAATTTCCTTTCTGGCGGCCAGACACCGCAACAGGCCACGGTTAACTTAAATGCCATTAACAGTACCGGTTACCAACCCTGGACCTTGAGTTTCTCTTATGGCCGTGCGCTGCAGGAAGATTGCCTTAAAATCTGGGGTGGCAGGGCAGAGAATGTCGAAGCGGCCCAGGCAGCACTGCTGAAACGCGCTCGTTTAAACAGCGCAGCCTGTTTCGGTGAATACCGCCCTGACATGGAATAAGAAAACGTGTCGGGCCTTTGGGCCCGACTTCCTGACAACTTCGCTTAAATAATCTCAAACCGAGCAAACAAGGGCACATGATCCGAGAGCATGCGCCAGGGCTTTCCCTGCAAACACTGCACCTCTCTCACTTCCATACCGCGAAAATAAATTCTGTCGATACACAACGCCGGCTTTATCGCCGGAAATGAACGGGCATGCCGCCCTTCCGTACGATAAAAGGCTTCATGAATACCTAATTCTTCGGCCAACGGTTTGGATAAATGCCGGCGCCAGTCATTAAAATCACCCGCCATCAGCAAAGGTTCATTTTCCGGAATCACATCAGCAATCCGTTGCATTAAGGCTTCGCATTGTGACGCCCGCTCGGCTTTAAATAAGCCAAGGTGTACACAGAGCAAATGCACCGTTTTAAACGGTACGCCCTCAAGCTGGATTTGCCCATGTAGAATGCTGCGTGAGGCGCGGTTCATCGTGGACAAATTGATGTTTTCAAAAGCAGTAAAGGGGTATTTGCTGATAATGGCATTGCCATGATGGCCGGACTGATAAACCGCATTTTTGGCATAGAGGTAGTGCGGCCAGATTTTCTCGGCCATGTATTCAAACTGGGGTGCCTCCGGCCATTCATTAATGCGCTTTTCGCGGCGCCGATGCAGGCCCTGAACTTCCTGAAGAAAAACAAAATCCGGATTAAGCTCCGCTAAAGCGTCACGCATTTCGGGTAACAAAAAGCGCAGACGGCCCACACCAAATCCTTTATGGATATTGTAGGTTATAATGGACAGAGTCGATTTTGTCTCCTGCATCGAAATACCTCCAGAGCATCTACTTAGAGCATATCACCAAAAAAACACCTTGTATGCCCAAATAACACTCACTCTTTCTGATTTGCCTTAGCGTGTTGATTTGTTTAATTTTAATATAAATCTTGCGGTTACACGAATAACCATGATGAACTAGGGGTTTGAACCTTGCTACCCTGACGCCTATGAAAGCAACCCATGGCAAAATCAAGATTCCGGGCTTCACCCTTGCCTACAAACAATGGGGAAACCCCGACAGTCCAGCCATTCTGGCACTGCACGGCTGGCTGGATAATGCCGGCAGTTTTAATCTGCTGGCTCCAATCCTGGCCCGCGATTTTCGTTTAATCGCCGTTGATTTACCCGGTCATGGCTTGTCGTCGCATTTACCCCCGGGGTGCCATTATCATTTTTTTGATGGCATTTTTACTCTGGTCAATCTAATCCATGCCCTTCATCTCGATACCGTTCATTTGCTCGGTCACTCCATGGGCGCTTGCCTTGCAAGCCTTGTGGCCGGAGTAATACCCGAGCGGATTCTATCCATGGCCCTGATTGAAGCGATTGGCCCTTTTTCCAGTCCAGAAGCCCGTTGCTGTGAGCAATTGGCCCATTACGCCCATCACTTAGGCAGCAGTAACAAACAGGAACGGCCCTATCCTTCATTAGAAGCTGCCGCTCATGCACGGGCAAAACGCGGCTATTTATCCCTGGAACATGCGGCCATTCTTTGTGAACGCGGTGTGCGCAAACAGAACAATTCTTATTATTGGCGGCATGATCGGCGCCTGATTGCACCCACTCCCCTGCGTCTGACCGAAGGGCAGATTCTTTCCTGTCTTAAAAAAATAACGGCCAGGAGCTGTCTTATTTTGGCTGAACAAGGATTTAATTTTGACGAGAAGGATATTGAGGGACGTGTTAAAGCGGTCACTGCACTTGAAGTCATCCGTATGGGTGGAGGGCATCATTTGCACATGGAAAAACCAGATACTGTCGGACAGTATCTGGTTGAGTTTTTCACAACAGCTTAACCCTTAGGATGGGTGTTCAGCAAGCAGGAGTCGGTATGGATAGCGACATCAGCCAATGATTTCTTGACATCATCGATGGAATAGCCAAGATCGATGGCTGCATTCAATACACCGCAACCGCCTTCTTCAAAATTGACATACGGTGTCCAGTAATCCATGTTAGCTTTCACCATAACATCAAAGGCTTTACGGGCATCCCAGCCAGGCATGTTGGCCAGCAGGTAATACAGGTGGTTGTATACACCGCTGGAGTAATGCACGTCCAGACCGCTGCGGTATTCATCCGCTGTGTCGATGGACATTCCGTCACGGCTTGGCTTGTCCATGTAACGAAGAGCATCCCAACCGCTGTCTTCTTTCATGATTTCAGGACCAATCTGCCAGCTGTTGTGGCCGGTGGAATAGTATTCTGCTGCCTGGGCTGCCATGTCGGAGAAGGCTTCGTTCATACCACCGGATTGACCGTAGTATTCCAGATCAGAATGTTGTTCGGTGAAACCGTGGCTGATTTCATGACCGCCAACGCCTAAGGAGACCAAAGGATACATCATGGACTCGCCGTCACCGAAGGTCATTTGCTTGCCATCCCAGTAAGCGTTTTCGTAGCCCGTTCCGTAGTGGACTCGCATGACAAGCTGCATGGGGGTGCCGTCTTTTTTCACCAAGGCTTCAACACCATACCAATCATGGTACATGTGCTTAATGACATAACCGGCGTAAAGCGCATCGTTGGTGGGGGAGTAAGCGCCATTGTCGCGATCGTAGCCATCGGCCTTGTAACCGGTCCAGAACGTATCCTGAGCGCCATCGCCTGTACAGCTGAAACGCATGGGCTTGTTATTGGAATAATACTGATGGTCCATGTCCACGACTTTGACATCGGTGTTTTCCATGTAACACATTTCAACATCCGCATCACGGGTCAGCTCAAGGTAAGGGTAGCTGCCTGCGCCAAATTCGTACTCACCGATTTTATGGTTGCCGCCGAAACCCCTTCCTTTGGCCGCAGTACGGATAGTCTTGACGTCGTTCCACTGAACAAACGGTTTGAAGGTTTTGGCATCCACGATGGCCGTTGGACGCTCGGGGATTTTGTCGTCATGTCGAACGAAAACGCTGACTTTGTAGGCCCAGTGCGCGTTGTGTTGATCGTCAATATACACCATGGGGATGACTTGCTGTTCGCTGACGTCTTTACCCTGGTAGGCTTCAACAAAGTGCTGCAGCGCCGTTTGCCCGCCACTGACGAAATCAGCCGCCGGTTGGCCCAACTCGCTTTGCAGGTTAGTGTAAACCACACCATTCATGTTGACATCCGCCTGGCTGGCGAGCAAGCCTTTGGCCGTTTTGCCGCTGTGCAGGATGGCATAACCACCATGCACCATGAACCCGGCGTAGTGCTGTTGCATTCGGATATGAGAAACATGATTTCTGTCAGTGTGCTCTTTTAAGAATTGCAGGGAATCCTTAGAAACCGCTGAAGCTTGTTTTGCGCCGGGCAGAGCCAGGTGAAATTGTTGTTGCAAGCTTTTCAGTGAGGTTTGATTAAGATTGACAGCTTGAGAAGCCTGGACTGAGGCACTCATAATGAGCGCAGCCGCAAGCGGTGTTAAGTATAATTTATGCATTAATCATAACTCCTTTAAGATTAATAAATATGAGGCAATCGTGTTGCAGCATGCGCCCATGTCGATCATCCCGCCGCACAACGAACATCCCCTGTTGTCCGGCATGGTCCTTTTAAAATTTAATATTCGCTTTTCGAGCAGCCTGTTTTTTTGCATTCGAGTATTACTAAAAATTCGACATTAAACCTTAATTGGTATCGGTCAAGCTAACATAAATTTTTTATTTTTAAAATCTTCAATTTTTAATCACGTATTTCCTACTTACTCCCGTCTGAACGCTCGACCACACCACAACACGGCACTTTTTTATGCTAACAGTAAACACTTTTTTCATGTTTTTTTGTAGTCACGGCCTGGATTGTGCTACCATGCCGCCACCAGAGAGGAAACTGGACTGAGGCCAAAATTGAGAAATGAGCACGATTACACACGATATTGAGTCAGCCGTTACACGTCTTCGTCAGGGCGACATTGTGGCGATTCCAACCGAAACCGTTTACGGGCTGGCAGGCAGTGCTGAAAATGAACAGGCCATACGCCGCATATTTGCCTTGAAAAACCGCCCGCTCAATCATCCGCTGATCATGCATGTGGCAGAGCATTGGGACTTGTCAACCTGGGTTACCTCTCTGCCTGACTATGCCAAAAAACTGATTGACCATTTCTGGCCCGGCCCCTTGACACTGGTGCTGCCCAGTCATCCGGACAATGTTCACCCGCTGGTCAATGGCGGCCAAACCACGCTCGCCATCCGCTGCCCCAGACACCCGGTTATTCAGGAGGTATTAACACGGCTCGGTGAACCCTTAGT
This Legionella sp. MW5194 DNA region includes the following protein-coding sequences:
- the hpf gene encoding ribosome hibernation-promoting factor, HPF/YfiA family, translating into MQINFTGHHVEVTPALRAFTQDKFDKLERHFDKITAINVIFDVEKLRQIAEASVLIAKGKLHARAESEDMYTAIDELVDKLDRQLIDHKERIRDHRE
- a CDS encoding PTS sugar transporter subunit IIA, whose product is MQLFQLLNEHRILIDGCSHSKTAVLTKISQLFSDDFPQLNANDLFEAYWHRESLGSTTLGHGLLIPHVRFSAIDAPAACFIRLQRPVDFGAEDKQPVDLVIGLLGPEHHPEKHLKVLSAIVKQVSCEAFRDQCRSASSWDELVQVLKQLPARS
- a CDS encoding HPr family phosphocarrier protein codes for the protein MIKTTVTIINKLGLHARASAKFVSTASKFQSHIDVTKGSQTINGKSIMGVMMLAASKGTELTLQMEGPDEEQMQQALVELINNRFGEPE
- the pssA gene encoding CDP-diacylglycerol--serine O-phosphatidyltransferase, whose translation is MKQKESHSGIYLLPNLFTTASLFAAFYSIVASLKAHYEPAVIAIFIGMLADGLDGRIARLTNTQSEFGAQYDSLSDMVTFGVAPSLLLYSFSLHALGKIGWLVAFLYTAAVALRLARFNTQVGVADKRYFQGLACPPAAAIVSSLTWFCYQNQLHNLFIAIVTALIAVSTAVLMVSNIRYYSFKEVDFKGKVPFLYLLLMIILFVAIAANPSVVLFTGFVLYALSGPLKTVVTLYRIRQRGD
- a CDS encoding DUF3579 domain-containing protein, giving the protein MTDKSTDKKIVIEGITDQGKPFRPSDWAERMSGAMASFKNSRIQYSPLLQPSVNTDGYKCVLLDPKLKDSSPQIYHAILEFARENNLKICNEEETDR
- a CDS encoding type IV secretion protein IcmC encodes the protein MDQNDLIVMIGNVSRSLFPVQHLISGLAYLIGISFFFVAIAKLRRIGDARASGGSHEKMFIPLAYFLGGAALLFLPSAVQTLSNTTFGMGGSFSYAKYNPYDITSSMTLVIQTAGLIWFIRGCTLLVSASEPGVQHGPKGLAFLFAGILAMNFQMTLATANTLLEKMINVTLSFKASQGY
- a CDS encoding ferredoxin--NADP reductase, with product MQVNTFPVTLEEAFMISPNVKHFIFRANLSPAFNYLAGQFITIHFEHEGKMLKRSYSIANVPTQNNRIEFAAGYVEGGPGTQLLFNLAPGDTININGPFGRLILKEDTPKRLILAATSTGITPYRAMIDELKHRLRKQPELKIVILQGVQRREDLLYTDEFLMLAQEFPQVTFRAHLSRESQENLLPHEYKGYIQRAFPELNLNPENDVVYLCGNPGMIDDAFNDLKERGFAMQQIIREKYISR
- a CDS encoding class I fructose-bisphosphate aldolase, with translation MFYDELSAIMDHLLQDGKGILAADESNGTIGKRFESIGVENTEDNRRDYRLLLANTAGLEQYINGVILFEETFQHKDQHGTPIAQLFANNGIIPGIKVDKGLVDLANTDNEKITQGLDGLKDRLVYYKELGAKFAKWRNVYSISEYTPSLTAIKAGAEVLARYAAVCQSVGIVPIVEPELLMDGNHDIDHCAEAYEMVLHELFHSLFVHQVDLEQIVLKPSMVTSGKEAVPFSSPEEVADYTINVFRSNVPAAVPTINFLSGGQTPQQATVNLNAINSTGYQPWTLSFSYGRALQEDCLKIWGGRAENVEAAQAALLKRARLNSAACFGEYRPDME
- a CDS encoding endonuclease/exonuclease/phosphatase family protein, with protein sequence MQETKSTLSIITYNIHKGFGVGRLRFLLPEMRDALAELNPDFVFLQEVQGLHRRREKRINEWPEAPQFEYMAEKIWPHYLYAKNAVYQSGHHGNAIISKYPFTAFENINLSTMNRASRSILHGQIQLEGVPFKTVHLLCVHLGLFKAERASQCEALMQRIADVIPENEPLLMAGDFNDWRRHLSKPLAEELGIHEAFYRTEGRHARSFPAIKPALCIDRIYFRGMEVREVQCLQGKPWRMLSDHVPLFARFEII
- a CDS encoding alpha/beta fold hydrolase codes for the protein MKATHGKIKIPGFTLAYKQWGNPDSPAILALHGWLDNAGSFNLLAPILARDFRLIAVDLPGHGLSSHLPPGCHYHFFDGIFTLVNLIHALHLDTVHLLGHSMGACLASLVAGVIPERILSMALIEAIGPFSSPEARCCEQLAHYAHHLGSSNKQERPYPSLEAAAHARAKRGYLSLEHAAILCERGVRKQNNSYYWRHDRRLIAPTPLRLTEGQILSCLKKITARSCLILAEQGFNFDEKDIEGRVKAVTALEVIRMGGGHHLHMEKPDTVGQYLVEFFTTA
- the proA gene encoding zinc metalloprotease ProA; protein product: MHKLYLTPLAAALIMSASVQASQAVNLNQTSLKSLQQQFHLALPGAKQASAVSKDSLQFLKEHTDRNHVSHIRMQQHYAGFMVHGGYAILHSGKTAKGLLASQADVNMNGVVYTNLQSELGQPAADFVSGGQTALQHFVEAYQGKDVSEQQVIPMVYIDDQHNAHWAYKVSVFVRHDDKIPERPTAIVDAKTFKPFVQWNDVKTIRTAAKGRGFGGNHKIGEYEFGAGSYPYLELTRDADVEMCYMENTDVKVVDMDHQYYSNNKPMRFSCTGDGAQDTFWTGYKADGYDRDNGAYSPTNDALYAGYVIKHMYHDWYGVEALVKKDGTPMQLVMRVHYGTGYENAYWDGKQMTFGDGESMMYPLVSLGVGGHEISHGFTEQHSDLEYYGQSGGMNEAFSDMAAQAAEYYSTGHNSWQIGPEIMKEDSGWDALRYMDKPSRDGMSIDTADEYRSGLDVHYSSGVYNHLYYLLANMPGWDARKAFDVMVKANMDYWTPYVNFEEGGCGVLNAAIDLGYSIDDVKKSLADVAIHTDSCLLNTHPKG